One segment of Buteo buteo chromosome 6, bButBut1.hap1.1, whole genome shotgun sequence DNA contains the following:
- the LOC142032422 gene encoding alpha-1-antiproteinase F-like, whose amino-acid sequence MKMLVFLCLLIVGLHSNSYCYEPNYQGVRNQNQRGQENRNTPQQTVGNSVCQFACCFYKEISSLENSGNIFFSPLSISTAFAMLTLGARSDTLTQILRVLSFNPREISENEIHEGYRQLIQMVNRKNEGLQLNMGNVLFVLDQLKPQDKFLSNLRNFYEGEVYPMNFKRADQAQIKINEYVAGRTNGKIKDLMSNLDPLTEILLISYIYFNAEWEKPFDPKYTKKNKFFVDGFKAVEVPMMFGMGLFKHGYDEQLSSTVVQMDYKGGASAFFILPDQGRMRKLEKRLSCERMLRWRTLVSKSSANLHLPKFTLYGTYNLKNILYKMGIMDIFTDKADLSGITGQPQHRISQAIHKAVVKVDETGTEAAAATGMEIVPMSVPVTITFNRPFLMVITMDENILFMGKIVNPLKKD is encoded by the exons ATGAAGATGCTGGTTTTCCTGTGTCTTTTAATTGTTGGGCTTCATTCCAACAGTTATTGCTATGAGCCTAATTATCAAGGTGTAAGAAACCAAAATCAAAGAGGCCAAGAAAACCGAAACACGCCACAGCAGACTGTAGGGAACAGTGTTTGTCAGTTTGCATGTTGTTTCTACAAAGAGATTTCTTCTCTTGAAAACAGCgggaatattttcttctctcctttgaGCATCTCTACTGCCTttgcaatgctgactctgggTGCCAGATCAGACACTCTGACACAGATTCTTAGGGTCCTTagctttaacccacgtgagatttctgaaaatgaaatacatgaaGGTTATCGTCAACTCATACAAATGGTAAACAGAAAGAATGAGGGGTTACAGCTGAATATGGGAAATGTCCTGTTTGTGCTTGACCAACTGAAGCCACAAGATAAATTTTTAAGTAATCTCAGAAACTTCTATGAAGGAGAAGTTTATCCCATGAACTTCAAGAGGGCTGATCAAGCCCAGATAAAGATCAACGAATATGTAGCAGGAAGAACCAATGGTAAAATCAAGGACCTCATGAGTAACCTTGATCCACTTACTGAAATTCTCCTTATTagctatatttattttaacG CTGAATGGGAAAAACCTTTTGATCCAAAATACACTAAAAAGAACAAGTTCTTTGTGGATGGGTTCAAGGCTGTGGAAGTCCCGATGATGTTTGGAATGGGCCTGTTCAAGCATGGCTATGATGAACAGCTGTCTTCCACTGTGGTGCAAATGGATTACAAAGGAGGTGCTTCGGCATTTTTTATTCTGCCTGATCAAGGAAGAATGAGGAAGCTGGAGAAAAGATTGTCTTGTGAACGTATGTTAAGGTGGAGGACATTAGTCTCAAAAAG CTCAGCAAATTTGCATCTTCCAAAATTCACTCTATATGGGACATATAAcctaaaaaatatattatataaaatgGGCATCATGGATATATTCACTGATAAGGCTGACCTGTCTGGGATCACTGGGCAGCCCCAGCATAGAATTTCCCAG GCTATTCATAAGGCTGTAGTAAAGGTGGATGAGACTGGtactgaagcagcagctgccacaggCATGGAAATAGTGCCTATGTCCGTTCCAGTTACCATCACATTCAACAGGCCCTTCTTAATGGTCATTACTATGGATGAGAATATACTCTTCATGGGAAAAATCGTGAACCCTCTGAAAAAAGATTAA